In the genome of Triticum urartu cultivar G1812 chromosome 5, Tu2.1, whole genome shotgun sequence, one region contains:
- the LOC125555976 gene encoding CASP-like protein 1U2: MSGWWERDEPNGSKAVSLLLRLSALILALASAVMMATADNCTVAGATPTAVNYRDYGAFVYLVWANVAAAVLEAAAVYLQLSGAGDDDGDDRGSQVPGVVLVVVDVLAQALLYSSTGAAYGCGKVGVDVCVAFGQQVGRSKLLSFGASISLGLAAVVKDVSLPFNVWPG, encoded by the coding sequence ATGTCTGGGTGGTGGGAGAGGGACGAGCCCAACGGCTCCAAGGCGGTGAGCCTGCTGCTCCGCCTCTCCGCGCTCATCCTGGCGCTCGCGTCCGCGGTCATGATGGCCACGGCCGACAACTGCACCGTCGCCGGCGCGACGCCCACGGCCGTCAACTACCGGGACTACGGCGCCTTCGTGTACCTGGTGTGGGCCAACGTGGCCGCGGCGGTGCTGGAGGCCGCGGCCGTCTACCTGCAGCTCAGCGGCGCCGGCGACGACGACGGTGACGACAGGGGCAGCCAGGTCCCCGGGGTCGTGCTGGTCGTCGTCGACGTGCTGGCGCAGGCGCTGCTCTACTCGTCGACGGGCGCCGCGTACGGTTGTGGGAAGGTCGGCGTCGACGTCTGCGTGGCGTTCGGCCAGCAGGTGGGGCGGTCCAAGCTGCTGTCCTTTGGCGCCAGCATCTCCCTCGGCCTCGCCGCCGTCGTCAAGGACGTCTCGCTGCCGTTCAATGTCTGGCCCGGCTAG